Below is a genomic region from Castanea sativa cultivar Marrone di Chiusa Pesio chromosome 2, ASM4071231v1.
CTCATCAtggtttaactacaaaattatccttatcatTCACGACCATGTAATGTTCAACTTATGAAATTAATGGAATTCTATTAATGTATGAGTTTTGAAAAAGCTTCTAGCTTGAAGTGCTAATGTGGAAATTTAAAGAAACTTTCTCCTTTCAGAAAATAGTAGAAATTCCCTGAGAGCTTACTATTgagaaagctaaaaaaaattatcaagaaaATAGTGAAATTTATCCTACCAGGAAGAGGCCAATATATGGGTTACATAAAATCATTCTTCTCAGCTAACACTAACAATATCACTTTATTTGATTGCTTTGATATACATTAAGCGATGAAATATCAAACCAAAAGATTTACAAATAGTAAAATGTTCTCCTCATCTACCatgaattaaaatatcaatGAGCGTCTACAAATAgtaaattgtttcaaaaaaacACCCAATGAATCaataattatacaaaaaataacacCCATTTGTGTTCGGGATGCATCTATCTTccaaccacttttttttttttttgaatttttttacatCTAGTTGTTACTCTCCACTTATTGCCTAATCATGATTTTCTCTAATACACCGCTCCTTAAGTGCCTCCTGGAAGACTACATGTGATACAAATTTGAGTCAATCTGTTAGCTATACATTCTTCATGCCAATGTGCTGGTTAAACTGATGGAACCTAGGCCTTGAATTCCCTTCCTTATTAGATGAATTAGTAGGAAGTGACAGTAGCTATTTATCCATGGCTGCAATACAAAATTAACAAGAAGATTAATAGAAAGATATGGAAAGAAAGAACAATATAGagggtagaaagaaagaaaaaaatactaacTTCCCCATCCATAAGCTAAACTATTCCCTTAACATGATCATTTGGTATACATATTGCAGCATCAATAACGATTAACTAATTGAGGTTTGAAAGCCAAGTGCTAAAATACCACCTCTTTGTAAGGATTGAAAATCAAAATGAAGTTTTTAACCCACAAAAGTTAGTAGAAATGCGTCAAAATAAACTtgaattattgtaaaaaaaattgcaaacccATCTAAAATCCTACCAAACAATCAAACCCCATTAGAGATAATCCTGGAATATTTACCTTATTGCCACTGATTATATCATTTGTCTAGTTTATTATTACTaatatatgtaatgttgttttagtattaaaaaagtAGTTCTCATGATGTACTACCTTAATTAATTTGTAGCAAGTAAACAATGGATATCGTTCTATATAGGAGAAAATGTGCCAAAGTAGCCAAGCTTGTTCTCCCACCAATTAGCTCACAACCATATGGTGCCAAAGTAAATCCTCAAAAAGATTAAGTTATTAGAAATGCATCAAAATAAACTAGAATTATTATCAAGAAATATCAAAGCCATCTAAAATCCTACCAAACAACCAACCCCACTAATGGCCACATCCCTCTCAGGCATTTCATGAAACAACTATGTATCATACTCAAAAAGCATTGCATTTTACATATAAAGAGCAGTGAATTGGAAAAACAACCAACTATGGGCATTTTACCACAACCAAGCCTACCTAATCCACCACAACTGGCTATCAAACCAAGGAAAAAAATCGCAGAAGGAGAATTGGAAAAATTGAGAGCagcaaaaaaattacaaaaaaaaggaaaagagaaaagtaTACCAATGGTGAACAGCCAGTGAGATGTCAGCAGAACTCCAGCACCAGAGAGAGGATATCGAGGTGGTTATGGACTTCTGGTTGGatcatctctcctctctctctctctctctctaaactgagcccaaactttctctctctctctctctctctaaactgagcccaaactttctctctctctctcaatggtTTAGGCTGTTCAGCTGTGGTTTTTATTCCTACGTGCCTCTCACGTGAGTTTTACCGTTAGTTTATTAATAGAAGAATAACAGAGGTATTGATTTGGCAGATGTCTAAAGTTCAGGGGGTGTTATGACCATTACTTGAAAGTTTAAGGGGTGTCTGAACATTTTTCCCTATTACTTTCACATGTGCTGCTACTAGTATTAACTTTTGTTAGTATCAATTATAACGTGTTAGTGTGTTACTTCAACaatggtgaaattttttttgtatctaacgagactaattttttaaaagcatgtgaccaaaaactcttttttttttttttttgagaaaccaaacTATCAATAGCCTGGGCTTTTATTCAAAGGCAAAACAAACCTCAATGAATGTCAAATTCTACAAGAGGGACAATGTCCTCAGGAAGGGAATCAATCCACACCCGAGTCTCCCTAAAATTCTTGGCTTTTTTGGCTAAAGCATCTGCTACAACATTGTAGTgcctagtattaaaaataaaattagaagaagaaagagcAACAACTTGGTTTCGGATGTCCTTAATAATGTGGCCATAAGTCAAGTGGTCCGAATTTTCTCGTGAAATAGCTTGGATCACCTGGAGAGAGTCGCCTTTGAAAACAACATCTTGAAGTCCTAGCTACATTGCAAACTGCATTGCTCGGCAACTAGCAAGGGCTTCTAACTCCACAACGGTTTGGGCTGCGGGAACTGGCATAGATAATGCACCAATGGCCTCAGCACGCCAGTCCCGAATGATCACACCTATCCCTGCTTAGTTGCAAGACTTGAAGACTGCAGCATCAAAATTAGCTTTGAACTTACTTTCATTAAGTGGATGCCATTGCTGAGGCAGAGGAGGGACCGCGGTAGCTGGTGATTGATCTAGTGCGTCCAAATATTCTTATAGGTAGCTTCTAGCAAAAGCACTAATTCGGTTGAGGGGTTGGACTAGAAGGTTACGTCTCAGAGCATTACGGCGATTCCACAGTATCCATGCAATGGTGATGAAGATCTCGGACCTGTAATCATCCTTGAACTACATCTGTTTGTCAAGAAGACCTTGGAAGCTTGTCATGTAGGCATTGGCAAAGGATTGGGACCAGGAAAGTGACCTCCAGACCGGTTCTAATATCGTACAAGACCAAAGAGCGTGGAGGGTGTCCTAGGGCTGGGCTTGACAGGCTCTGCATATTTCTGATGTGGCAATGTGTCTTCGAACCAGATTGGACATTGTGGGTAGAGCATCGTTGCATGCACACCAGGCAAAGTGCTTAAGTTTGTTTGGCACTCTAAGTTGCCATAAACTTCTCTAGAACAGCCTCTGATTCTCGGGCGAAGAGGTACCTGCATGGTTAGCAGAATTATGAGAAACAAGAAGCTTGTAAGCACTCTTGGTTGTGAACATACCTGAGGGAGTGAGGCCCCATATACTTCAGTCAGGGGGGAAGTCTTGTGCTTAGGGGCCTGCCACAAATGACAGTAGCTTCATGACGTAGGAAGAGAAAGTTCACCAAGTTTGAATTCCACTATTTCAAATTCAGATTTATTAGGGAGCTCACCTTGGTTCCTGGTGCACCTTGGCTTTAACCAACAGCCACTTGTCCTCCCTTATTCTTACGGAGTGCTCATTCCCAATCCTCCAAACCATCCCTTCCCGAATCACATCCTAACCATGCATAGGACCCCAAAGTAGAATCCTTAGCTTCAAGGATTGagcaatcaagaaaaaaaaaaaaagagctttgaAAACTCTATGGTATAAAGAATTCGGATTATTAATCATACGCCACACCTGCTTTGCCAATAAAgaatcattaaaattttcaatgtctTTAAATCCCATCCCTCCCTTCTCCTTGTCTTCGCACAATCTTTCCCACTTAACCTAATGTACTTTTTTACTATCCCCACTGCACCCCCACCAGAATTTACGAATGAGAGTTTCCAATTCCGTTATCAAGCCTTTAGGGAGCTTGAAACAACTCATGGTGTAAGTAGGAATTGTCTGGATGACAGCTTTGATTAGCACCTCTCTACCAACTTGTGAAAGGAGCTTCTCCTTCCAACCTTGTAATTTTCCCCACACTCTTTCCTTGATGTAGGCAAAGCTTTGTTTTTTGGCACGCCCCACCAATGCTGGCAAacccaaatatttttcaaactgGCGGATAGCTGGCACACCTAAGAGTTGTTGAATTTGATTTTGCATATCTTGATGGGTGTTGGCACTGAAGAAGATGTTTGTTTTCTCTCTATTAATTTTCTGCCCGGAGCCTTTTTCATAGACAGAAAGTAAATCAAGGACCCTCTGACATTCCTCCACTCTAGCCCAACAAAAGAGAGTActgtcatctgcaaaaaataaatgggaTACCCGTGGACCATTTCTGCAAATAGATACACCTCTGATGTCACCATTAGATTAAGCTTTTTTGATAAGACCCTGCAAACCCATAGCACAAAGGAGAAACAAGTAGGATGATAAAGGGTCACCCTGTTTAAGTCCCCTTGTAGGCTTAATGTGACCCACATGTAGGCCATTAAGGAGGACAGAATAGGAGACAGTACTCATGCAGGATGATATAAGAGAAACCAACTTATTCGGGAATCCTAAATGTTCTATAACCTTCACCAAGAAAACCCATTTCACCCGATCATAAGCCTTACTCATATCCAGCTTTAGAGCCATAAATCCCAATTTACCTTGGGTTTTTCTCTTAAGGTTATGCAAGGTTTCAAATGCCACAAGAACATTATCAGTGATAAGTCTACCCGAAAGAAAAGCACTTTGAGAGTCATCAATCACatgggttaaattttttttcaaacggTTAACCACTACTTTGGCAATTAATTtgtaaacaacattacacaaaCTAATTGGTCTAAATTCTGCTACTCGTTTCGGGTTTTTTACCTTTGGGATAAGGGCAATGAAGGTAGAATTAAGGGCCTCATGAACCATTCTTGAATTTAAAGAATTAAGAACAATAGAGATAACACCCTTACCAACAATATGGCAATAAGTTTTGTAAAATATGGGAGACATACCATCGGGCTCAGGCGCAGTAAGTGGGACCATTTGTTTGAGGGCAAGGAGTACTTCATCAGCTTGATAGTCACGGCTTAAGGAGGCACTCATTTTAGCTCTGATCACCGGTTGCAAGCCCACAAGGATTTCATCAAATTGGGTCGGGTTGGTTGATGCGAACATATCCTGGAAATAAGCTTCCACCAATCTACCCAAATCCGCCTCCTCTTCAACCCATACTCCATCCTCATCTTCCAAGCCCAAGATAAGATTACGTTTATTTCTTTGGGTTGCTCTGCAGTGGAaatatttggtatttttatCACCTTCCTTCAGCCAAGTTGTACGGGAACGCTACTTCCACATGCattcttccttatttttcaattgCTCAATTTCAGCACGTAGCATGTGCACACGGGTAGGGTCTGAGACATAGCCACCCGACTCCTCAACTACCTTCAACTCCTTTAACTTTTTGGCTAGGGAATTACAGACATGACTAAAGGATTGCCGATTCCAAACTTGTGTGACCAAAactctaaatttaaaattggtAACGGTCAACTCGACGAGCTGTGaccaaaaagttaaaaaactcTAGTCCGGTCAAATATTTGCGtcttagggtgcgtttgtttcaacAGTAAAGCAAttctggaaaatgttttcaggaaagaaaaatattttcgggaaaagaaaatatttttaggtgtttggtaacattttaaaaaatattttgaaaaatattttctggtgtttggttgtcatcttgaaaatattatagaaaatgcattttgtatttgttgctcacattttctcacattttctccgcttccaaacaaatatcatgaacaacaaaacccaaaaaaaaaaaaactcatcaaattttcttaatacagctcaacaaaacccaaaaataaaaaaatctcatcatcaatttttctctaacaaatcaacaaaacccaaatcggtcagagaagaacgaagacaaagagagagagagaggcgactggcgatggcgaaggggaGATCGTACCGGCGCGGCgcggcgaaggcgagatcgtgatcggcgatggcgaaggcgactgggttcgacgaagagagaggcgaaggcgcgatctcgccggGACTGGGTTCGGCGACTAGGTTCGATGAAGAGAGAAGCGAAGGCGCGACTCGCCGGCGCGGGTTGGGGCGCGACTCGCtctttctactctctcttcgtgctctctctctctctctctctctctctctctctcttcgtgctctgtctctcaattttctggaaaattcctatttgaaggtaaaatacaaatggaaaAGAATTTTCGGGTCAGAGGCCGTATTTTACAGTCAACTATTTGcaattttccgtttgaccaaaatttcagCACCTGCCAAACACCTGAAAACGCATAAAACAATTTTCTGAAAGCGTTtaccgtcgaaacaaacgcagccttaataaaaaaagtcGTCTCCATGGTGAAATAAGCTTACTTTATATCTGGGCTGTAAAAGAAAGTTGGGCTTTTCTTACATAGAAAGCCTTAACCCGAATAACCCGGACTCGGATCAAAGgttaatttggtccattcaattttgaattgaaTTCAAAAAGTCCCGCTCCTCCCTCATTTTAAAATTTCCCcacagtctctctctcttctaaaTAGACCTCAGAACCGTTAGAAACtatctcacacacacaaacaagcACTCTCTTCAACGCGGagaaactgagagagagagagagcaaaaatggCGACCAATATAGGTATGATGGATTCAGCTTATTTCGTAGGCAGATCTGAGATCTTAGCCTGGATCAACTCCACTCTCCAACTCAACCTCTCCAAAGTCGAAGAGGTTTGTTTTCTCTGCTCTCCAAACCCTAAACTCGTAATTCTTCGTTTTTCCTACCatcaaaatttcttttccttGTGTAATCGAACACAATTTTTCTACTCGGAAAAATGCTCTATCTGTGAATTTCAGGCTTGTTCTGGTGCGGTTCACTGCCAGCTAATGGACGCTGCTCATCCAGGGATGGTGCCGATGCACAAGGTTAACTTCGACGCCAAGAACGAGTACGAGATGATCCAGAACTACAAGGTTCTTCAGGACGTGTTTAACAAACTCAAAATCACTAAGGTTTTTCCTCTgacctctttctttttcctatttCTCTTTATTCAATTTCTAGATCTGGAAATTTTTGATTTAATCTATTTTGTTTGGCGAAATTGATTGGAACTCGTTTTGAAATTTGTGATGATTAGCACATTGAGGTGAGCAAGCTAGTGAAAGGAAGGCCGCTTGATAATTTGGAGTTCATGCAATGGATGAAGCGGTACTGCGATTCCGTCAATGGAGGCGCTCTGCACAggtaattttaatttcaactctCTTCAATGAGATAGGAATTGATACGATCGTCTCGATTTCCTTGTGCTGTTTGGCTTGGTTTGAGCTTTACACTGTCAAATATTTTGCTGAttagaattttagtttcttttttatctGGAGCTGATGAGTTTTATTAATGTATATATCTTTTACTTTGTTTGGATGTTAGGTTATATGAGAGCTGTAAATTTACTCGTTTATTCATATTTTGTTGCATTTTTGTATGTGACATTGATGAATTTGGTTCAAATGTTGTTGGAATGTAATTTGGAGGTCTGTAAGAGCTACCTGGTGCTCCGCATAGAATTTAATGATGCTTTGAAGGATATATAAGGAACTAATTTAGGATTTTGTgctataaatttcaaatattctaTAATATGGTGATGTTTCCATTTTCTGTGAtgaattataagaaattttgtattaataatACTTCTACTCTTGTTATATAGTTCTCGTTCAGTTCAGCGGTCTTTTTTATACGGTCCATTTTCAAAAAGctacaaaaataagttaaaccaAACGGAATTAAATCTTATTGcacagttttttttattttattttataattcccttcctatcttttttatattttataaagttTCTCATTATTCGAATGTTGATGTATTTTGTAGTAAATATTGTAGTTTCTCATTAATCAATTTAGGAGTCAATCTTGTTATATGTCCATCCTTTTATCAACTTTATACTCAATGGTGCTAAGGGTGAACAGGCCTTTTGGTGTAGCTAagtagaaaaaaatttgtaggaTTGTTTGTTTTTGACTTTGAGAAGAGCTTATGTTAAATGGGTAATATGGTGCTAGTTACAATCCTTTGGAGAGGAGAGAGGCTAGCAAGGGAGGAAAAGAAGTAACCAAGAAAGCTGCACCGTCCCAATCTTCAACAAAAGGTTCTACGGCTGCCCCCAAAGCTCAGTCCTCCCACAATGCTCGAAGGAATGAAGTATCATCTGTAAACCTTGCAAATCAGTCACAAAAGGTGCCGAGACCTACTTCTAGTGGAGGCCCTGCATATGATGAAAAGGTACTTATATACTTTAGTCTGAATAAGTGAAATTCCGACTCAGCATGTTGAGACTCTAATACTAATCTCAATGCAGATCACGGAGTTGAAGCTGTCTGTAGATAGCCTTGAGAAGGAGAGGGATTTCTACTTTGGAAAATTGAGGGATATTGAGATTCTCTGCCAGAGTCCCGAAATTGAACATTTACTTGTATGTAATTTtctctttagttattttattttgtggcTTGTGAACTACTTCACAAGAAATAGTACTGACTACCAAGAATTAAAATTGacgatttcctttctttttgcaggtTGTTGAAGCAATAAAGAAGATTCTTTATGCTGCTGATGATGATGCATCAGTGATGGCAGAAGCTCAAGCCATGTTGTCCTCTCAGCAGAAGGAAGCAGAGGAATTGAGTCCCATTGCTGAGGTTTTGGAGGAGAAAAGCAGTTCAGAAACtcagaagagaaaaaatattgtgaatttcGATGTTGATGCTGCCAGCCTTACAACATTGTCTCCAAGGCAAAGGATTTCTGATGTTTCTGATGTCCATTGCAGTGGGTCACCCCTTATGATCTGATTATCTCCTTTTGTGGACATAATCTCATTTGCATATTTGCAAAACAGTTCTATAGAATATCTTGCCTATATGTTTCCAGTCCTTCTATGTGTCAATTGTAGGTCAAACAAGTAATGAAATGGATGTGCAGGTTATACATATATTTCAGTCTTTCAAAGCTCCATGTTCTCTACCTAGGAGAGTTGATAATGAAACTCTCCTTTCtgcttttaggatttttttgtaAGTTGCTTTGCCCTATGTTGCTCAATGGGGAGAACCTTAATGCAGTCTTTTGGAATGCAAGTCATCCATGGCATTGTCCTTttattcttcttattattattttttaataaataagaatTAGTTGCTCTCACTGGTCAATTAATGTTGCATCATCTGCAGGACTGAATTGCTGAATTGTATTGGTTTAAATTAGTGATCAGtaattgaaatttaagaatCTATaacttgcttctttttttttcttttttcttgagaatCAGTACAGTAATGTATAAGGAGTTGAttctttgtttaattttatgGTCCTTTGGattgaaacctttaaaaaacCTTCTCATCCTTTACATAAATTATCATATTGATaccatatccaaaaaaaatactagCTGCATGTTGCTGGTCATTCTGAAACTACATAACTACTGTTTCCAATGGCCAAAATCCTGCAATCAGtctagggctgtccacgggtcgagTCAGCCCGGGTTTGGGCCCAACCCGCACTCGACCCGATGGAGTCGGGTCACTGAAAAATTGGCCCGCAACCAACCAAAATAGTGGTTAAATCCGCCGGGTCGGATCATCGGTTGAAACGGGTCGGATTCATCGGATTGGCGGGTTGGATCAAtctgatttgggttttgatttgaacTTTGTGAAGTGTTAAGAGAGAGTAGCCGAGACTTGGGCATGGGGAAGTAGCCGAGACTTATGGGTCTGATGAGGGTTGAGCTTGAGACTTAAGAGAGAGTAGCCGAGACTTGGGCATGGGGAAGTAGCCGAGACTTATGGGTCTGATGAGGGTTGagcttgagacttgagagagagtAGCCGAGACTTGGGCATGGGGAAGTGTAGCCGAGAGAGGCCCGAGACTCCACTTGAACTCTTGAAGTGTACTGTGTCTGTGACTCTATGTAGGCCGGTGTAGTCGAGATTGGACCATGGACCATGGAGATGGTAGAGTCTTGAAACCCTAAGAGTAGAGGCATGGggaagtgaaatttttttttgatttgaagTGCTGTGCTTGTGTAGCTGTTTGGCCGCTCCAAATCTTCAGTGATCAGAGATTTAAGTTcagcagaattttttttttaggccatGACTCATCAGGGATTCAAGGACCAAGGTAAAGGAGATTGTGTTTGTGTGGTGGAACCATGGAAGTGTGGAACTTCTCTCAGACTCTCAGCTCTCTATGCGTGCGTGGAAAGTAGAAACTTGAAATAATTTTGGCATTTTCAAAAGTTCAAAACTGTGGGAGCAAGTGGTTTTAGGAGCTTTACCACTTCAGCTTTTTGTCCCATCACCTGCCATGTAGGTCTTTGCTAGTCACTGCAGTAGCCTTCTTTGAATAGTCCAATCAACCCATTTTCCCAAGCTTCAAACTTCACAAGTCTATTGACTGACtgcatgtatttttatatattttttttcacttaactATCGGTCAGGTCGGATTATGCGGGTATTTAACCCCTTAATCCGCAACCCGAACCaagtttttgggttttattagAGGGGGACCCGAATCCGAACCACCATGAACTTCGGGTCCACCCGTTGGACTTCGGGTCGGTCGGATTCGGACGGGTTGATCGGGTCTTTTACCCGCTGGACAGCCCTAAATCAGACTATGCAGGGGTCTCTCCTTGTTAGTACCTGGTATTGGCAATTGTCATTTAGAGGCACAGTTCAAAACCTGCAGTGGGCTAAGACAAGAGAGATGCAGAATATCTTGGTGGTTCAAAACAGCTCGTGGGGGTTGATA
It encodes:
- the LOC142623653 gene encoding microtubule-associated protein RP/EB family member 1C codes for the protein MATNIGMMDSAYFVGRSEILAWINSTLQLNLSKVEEACSGAVHCQLMDAAHPGMVPMHKVNFDAKNEYEMIQNYKVLQDVFNKLKITKHIEVSKLVKGRPLDNLEFMQWMKRYCDSVNGGALHSYNPLERREASKGGKEVTKKAAPSQSSTKGSTAAPKAQSSHNARRNEVSSVNLANQSQKVPRPTSSGGPAYDEKITELKLSVDSLEKERDFYFGKLRDIEILCQSPEIEHLLVVEAIKKILYAADDDASVMAEAQAMLSSQQKEAEELSPIAEVLEEKSSSETQKRKNIVNFDVDAASLTTLSPRQRISDVSDVHCSGSPLMI